The Porites lutea chromosome 11, jaPorLute2.1, whole genome shotgun sequence genome contains the following window.
CTAGTTCAGCTGGATAGTGATCCAAATAATCCAGCTACATTATTTGGAATTTggtaaagaaacaaaaggtcCCTTTTTcgactaaaatttgcatttggatttTAGTACGCACTCTAAAAAGTAGATCAGTGGATAATTAAAAACCTTTAACTGTTTCCATAGCAACCATCAACATGTCCACATTTTCAAAGGATTTTGTTCTAAAATGTGGTGAATACAAAGATCTATGCAAGAGCAATCTGTTGACAGGCTATGTAAGGTATTTCATAagcctgttttatttttactcctgaGAAGAAATGTGTAAGCAAGTTTTAATTTCATAAGCTCACTTTTAAAATACACTTAAAGATTAATAGCTATCTAACAGAATCTTAAGTCTATAAACTATCCTTACATTGTAAGAGCCGACATTTACTAACCTTTACTGTTATTCACTGGGACAATCTGTGTGAACAGAGCTGTAAGTTCCTCCTCCACGCGGAAAATTAGGAAAGTTTGTTTGTTCAGTCTGGTTTTGACAACCTGAATGATCTGCGGGGAGTATTTACTTCCGTTCAACTGATAGGATGCAGTCTTCGAAGAGTAGAATATGATTGGATAATTCTAGTTAATATTTCACCAGCCTATATCAACCCACAAATCTTCGCGAGCTATAAATCATTGATGTGCAAAAATCCCTGTTTTACCACACGGACGCCCCGTTAACCGCTTTGCTGAAACTCGTGGCCAGCCATCTTTAAAATTTTAGGCGTCGCAACCATCTTTTTCTTTGAGAACGCTGCTTGAGCAGAATACGACGTCATGACGTCCATGAATCGAAGTAACAACAATAACAGGAGGGTATACGTAGGTAATTTACCTTCCAATATAGATGAGAGAGATTTGGAAGATATTTTTTACAAGTACGGGGATATTGCTGACGTTGACTTGAAACTACCACGTTACGGTACTGGCGGCACGCCGTTTGCCTTTGTTGAATTTCAGGATCCAAGGTACGCACATAAATATGTGATGTATTTCACATCTTTTGAACCCTTAAAATACTTTCCACGATATCCTTTTGGATGGTTTGGATGGTAAGTATTCTAGGCTTTAAGGAGTTCGGGTTTCGATTTCATTTGTGACGTTGAGATCGAGAAGGCTTTGTTAACGTATTCACCTGTGGCTATTTAATGCTCCGATTTTCCCTCAAAACGAGTCTTTCGGAAATTCGCTCAATCTTTTCTTTTCGGTGAAATTGGTCAATTGGCGCTTTTCACCCTGTTCAGAAAAAAGACTCGCAAAGATGTAAATTTTATGACTGTCGAAGTGAAGGTAACCTTATTAATAATTTATGTACGAACATGTTGAGAAAAAACCTATTGATTTATTATCGTTTTCGTCTCTGTAGGGATGCTGAAGATGCAGTAAGAGGAAGGGATGGATATGAATTTGATGGTCAAAGAATTAGAGTGGAGTTTCCTCGTGGTGGACGTGGGGGTAGGtctggtggtggtggaggaggatttggtggtgggggtggtggtggCGGCGGCGGCGGCGGTGGATATGGAAGGGGCCCTCCTCCACGTCGCTCTGAGTACCGTGTCTTGGTATCTGGACTGCCTCCTACTGGTAGTTGGCAAGATCTCAAGGACCACATGCGGGATGCTGGTGACGTTCAGTTTACTGATGTCTTCAAAGATGGCACTGGTATTGTGGAGTATTCTCATTATGACGACATGAAATATGCCCTGAAGCATCTTGATGATTCCAAGTTCCGTTCGCATGAGGTATGCAATTCCATTAGATTACTCTTTTGCTTGATCAATGTGACAAAAAGGATTTTGTGAAAGTGActattttaatatattatacctttctttaatcctttaagGGTGAAGTTGCTTTCATTCGTGTCAAGGCAGACAGTAGGAGCCacggtggtggtggtagtggtggaggTGGAGGTAGATCTGCAAGCCGAAGTCGATCACGTTCAAGAAGTAGAACGCCGAAAAGGAGATCCCGCTCCCGCAGTCCACGTCGATCATATTCACCAAAGAAATCCAAGTCCCCTTCAAGGTCACCAAAGAGAAAGAGATCTGCTTCTCCAAGGCGTTCCAGATCACGTTCTCGCTCGCGTTCATAAACATTTCCAgtgtttttccttttatgtatttttttctcttttttttttgctttgaagcACAGAAAAGTAGTTACTTGTAGCATTTTAttgtttatattaattttgtggTCATGTGCCTTTTTTACTCTTCCATGATGTCATTTTCAGGGTGGCACAAGCAATTTGTGATTATGGAAAGGAAAGCTAGGAAACAAAACAACTGTCTGTAGATGTTTCTGCACTAGTCTTGCTAAGGATATCACAAACTGGATAAGGAAACAATGACATATGGAAACAGTAGGAACAATTGGACATAGGACATTTTCTTCGGACATGGTATGCATGGTTTCTCTTCAAAAATACAATGCTCCATGAAAAAATGTGCCACTTTTTAAATTCACCCAAATAAGCGAAGTGCTGAATTTCAAGTAGGAGAGTTATAAATGATTCATTTAAATGTAGAGACCAACtagtttgtttcattttattttcacttttggTATCTTAGGATAAATCTGTACTTTAACGCAAGAATAAAGCAGTTCAGCAGATTTCTCTGGATGGTTTCTGTAAGATCTTTGTGACAAGTCATTTCAGAAGAAAAGTGTCACTAAAGACCACCAAAAGAACATGAGAGTTCATCATAGGAGAATTGTAGCTCAAGTTTAGTCGTGTGATTATTTTTAGTTAGCTGTTTTGACTAAACCTGTTGGATATGAGAGATGGGTGTGCCCGAAAGTTCAACAGTATTTCTTAAGGGTAATTTTGCTTAGAGGGTCATAAGTAGCCTGCCAGCAAAGGCACAGCTTTTAGGGTGGGATAAGAAGAGTTGATGAAAAGTCTTGTGCAAGTGTATTGACAAGTTAACTTCTTTATAATCCTATGACAGATCTAATGCTGTCTGGAGGAAACCGGATCCTCTCATGTCAGTGTCAGGGATCACGGATTAGGATAGGATCTGGAGATCACCTCCAGTACAGTTTTGGGACAGAACAATGGAAACTATCAGGAGTCAAAATTTTGGATCTCTGTCACATGCAAAGGATTTGGATGTTAACTGGTTTCAACATTTTTGGAGGAAACTCAGGAGGAAAACAATCACTTTCTTTCAATTAGGGTTCTCACAAAGCACTCTAGTGTGGAGGTTAACATCATTGTGGTATGACAATTCAGTCTTGATGAAATTTCCATGATGGTACCTTTCCTAGACTTTTCTTGTAACTTGCAATTTAAGGCTGAAGTTTGCTTCTCAATTGGTTTCCAGTCACTCCTGCATTCCCCGTTTCCCTTGCATGCGTCACCTTGAAGGTTAGGATAGGTACCCTTTCAGCTAGTCCTTTTTCAAGGAAATGCCCCCTTtgggaatttgtttttactaacCTTTTCACTTCAGGAGCACCATGGCCTTGGATTTTGTGCAGATAAGTAATTGAAGGCAAAAAGACAAGTCAAGCTTACTTTTGCATTAAAAACTAAATTGTTATTCTTGATTACCATTAAAAGTTTTCTTCAGATGAAcattttttgtctgttgttttctttgtttgggtGATTGTGTGTGCAGGGTTTTCATCATTGTCAACCTCACAAAAGTGTTGATGGCAGCCCActaggggtgcttaccattCACTCAAACCACCCGGGTGGACATCTTGTgtattactattaaaatttgaCATGGTGGGAGAATGGctggtctgaaatgtcatctgtCTCTTCATCTTAACCACTTGTAGGAGTGTGGGAAGAGATGGTTGATATTTCTCACCAGAGAACGGCCCActacaaagtatatccaaatcaACTGAACAGCTGAAGTAAACGGAATGGCACATACCAGTTGATT
Protein-coding sequences here:
- the LOC140952715 gene encoding serine/arginine-rich splicing factor 1A-like — encoded protein: MTSMNRSNNNNRRVYVGNLPSNIDERDLEDIFYKYGDIADVDLKLPRYGTGGTPFAFVEFQDPRDAEDAVRGRDGYEFDGQRIRVEFPRGGRGGRSGGGGGGFGGGGGGGGGGGGGYGRGPPPRRSEYRVLVSGLPPTGSWQDLKDHMRDAGDVQFTDVFKDGTGIVEYSHYDDMKYALKHLDDSKFRSHEGEVAFIRVKADSRSHGGGGSGGGGGRSASRSRSRSRSRTPKRRSRSRSPRRSYSPKKSKSPSRSPKRKRSASPRRSRSRSRSRS